The genomic interval GAAATTCAAGAAGAATGGGCAAAGATTTTGCTTTCAAATGGGCAATATGGTTATGTTTCGTCTCATTATATTGTTAAAGAAGGTGCAAACTAGCTATGCTTGGTTTTTTTGCTGTTTATGGCAATCCTATCACGCATTCTAAATCCCCTTTTTTGCATAATTACGCCTTTACAAAACTTGGCTTAAGTGGCTATTATAGTCGTATTTTGCTTGATAAAGGTGCAAACCTTCGCCAAAATTTTCTTTCAAATGGCTTAAGTGGAGCAAATATTACTTTACCCTTTAAAGAAGAAGCTTTTAATCAATGTGATGAGGTGCGCGGAGTAGCCCAAAATATTGGCGCTTGTAATACTTGGGTGCTTGAGGACAAAAATCATCTTGTTGGTTATAATACAGATGCGCAAGGATTCTATGAGTGCATTAAAGAATATAAGATTAAAAATGCCCTTATCATTGGCGCAGGTGGTTCAGCCAAGGCAGTAGCGATGATACTTCAATCTCATAATATTCCAACAACGCTTATTAATCGCTCCGTGCAAAATCTTAGCTTTTTTGTTCATAAAGGTTTTGAATGCTATGTAAACAGTGAATTTAAACCCACTTGTAGTTATGATATTCTTATTAATACTACAAGTGCAGGGCTTAATGATAATCTATTGCCTTGTGATGAATCACAACTTAAAGAACTCTGCTCTTGTGGTAAATATGCATTTGACCTTATTTATGGGAAATGCACACCTTTTCTTGCTTTAGCTCAATCATTCCATCTTAGTTGTAGTGATGGAAAAGAAATGCTTATAAATCAAGCGGCTCTTTCATTTGAGCTTTTTTGCAAACAAAAATATAACAAAGGCAATTTAGAGATACAACGTATTGCATCGTTTATGAATGAGATTTTATAGAAAGCCTACGAATTTATGTTATAATGTATATTTAAGATTTAATCAAGGAGAGAAAATGCGTATTGATGATGCGCTTTTAAGCAAGCTTGAACGACTATCTATGCTCCATATTGATGAGAATAAGCGTGATGATATGCAGACACAATTAAGCGAGATTCTTGGATTTGTAGAGAATATTGCTGCTGTTGAGGTGCCACAAGAATGCTTTGAGGATTCGCTTAAGAATCCATTAAGGGCAGATGAGCCACAAGATTCTCATATTGCACAAGATGTGCTTACTCACGCTCCAAATGCACAAGATAACTTTTTTATCGTCCCCAAAATCATTGAATGACAATTAATCTTGACAAAATAAAAATTCCAGATGATTGGAAGCAACTCCTTGCTAGCGAGTTTTTAAGCCCTTATTTTGCAGATATTAAAACGCATTATTTGAATGCACTTCAAAACAAAGAAATGATATATCCAAAACCCCATCAGATTTTTGCTGCTTTTAACCTTACACCTCTTTCTTCTCTTAAGGTTGTAATACTTGGACAAGACCCTTACCACGGCAGTGGCATTATTGAAGGCGTAGAAACTCCTCAAGCAATGGGCTTAAGTTTTAGTGTGCCTCGGGGTATGCCTATCCCACCTTCTTTGAAAAATATTTATGCAGAACTTTCTCAGAGCCTACATATCACACCACCGACACACGGAGACTTGAGTGGTTGGGCAAGGCAAGGTGTTTTATTACTCAATGCAATTTTGAGCGTTCGGGCAAATGCACCTGCTTCACATAAGCATTTTGGGTGGGAATATTTTAGCGATGGTGTGATAAGGGCATTATCGGCGCACAAAGAACATTTGGTGTTTATGCTATGGGGTAATTATGCAAAGAAAAAAGCACCACTTATTGATGCCTCTAAACATAAAATTATCACTGCACCTCACCCTAGTCCTTTAGCACGTGGCTTTGTAGGGAGCAATGTATTTCTTCAGGCTAATATTTATCTTCAAGAGCACGCTAAAGAACCCATTGCGTGGGAGAAACTTTAGTCAGACTTAATCTCGTAAGTACTCATTTGTGGCTTGCAAAGCCAAATCGCTTAAAATTTTTGCTAATTCGCGTCTTTCGTGCACTATACCATATATGCCTTGGGTTTTCATTTGAGATTCAAAAGCAGAATTTTTAGTTTTAAGGATAATCTTACACAAAGGCGCAATAGAGAGAATCTCTTGATAAACGTGTTGGACCACTTCAATAGAATCTATTGCTATAATAACAGCTGCACATTGCTCTATACCCAATTGTTCAAGTATGCGCCTACGAGTAATATTTCCATAAATCACATTATCATCATTTTTAATGCCTCTTTCTACTTTATTATAATCCTTATCTACGGCAATATAGCGCACATCACAACCTTTGAAATATTCTAGAATCTTGCGTCCAAGCTCTCCATATCCACATACAATAATATGTCCTTCAAGTCCTGCTTCCTTATGGTGTGACTCTTGTAGTGTTTCTTCTTCGTCATTATTTTTTGTTGTTTGAAATATATGTAATGGGTGCATATAACGTAAGAAAAAATCAGTTACTTTATCAAGCCTATCAAGGATAAAGGGTGTGGCAATCATAGAAAAAATTACCATTAAAGTGAGGAATTGATAAATTTCTTCAGGTGTGATATTTGCAAAAATCGCTTCGCCAAAAATGGCTTTTAAAATTCCACCATCAAGGGTGAGATTAAGGATTTTATGCTGACTTGCAAGGAGGAAAATTGCGAATGAAAATTCCCCAATTTGTGCGAGTGAGAGGGCAATGCGCATACCAATCCTTTGTCCTTTAAAAAAGAGCAGAAAAAGATACATAAGAAGTGTTTTTGCTCCCATCATTAATGCGACTAGAATCACGATAATTACAAAGTGTTCAAGTAAAAATATCACATCAACTTGCATTCCCACAGTGATAAAAAATATGCCCAAAAGTATGTCGCGAAAATGCACTAAAACTGAAGAAACTTGATATTTATAAGGTGTATTCGAGATAATCATACCTGCCAAAAACGCTCCAAGAGTAAGAGAGAAGCCAAAAGATTTGCTTATATATGCTGCACCTAATACTATAAGAAATACTGCTCCAACGAAGATCTCATCAGTTTTCATATTTGCAGAAAAACGTAGAAATACCTTTGCTACGATTCGCCCAGGCAATACAAGGACAATGAGAAGAATAATAGCAGAAAGAAATGTAGTCAGTATAAGTGCCCATAAATGAGAATCCTTATCGCTTAAGAGTTTAATCATTAGTAAAATAGGGATAACTGCAATGTCTTGAAAAATCAAGATTCCTATTGAGGCTGTGCCATAAGGTGTTTTGGTTTGATTACTTTCATTAAGAAATTTAAGCACGATTGCTGTTGAAGAGAGACTTACTGCGCTTGCTATAATGATAGAAGTAGCAAAGTTAAACCCTAGAAAGTAAAAGCATACAACAAAGAAAAAAGCGATTGAAATTCCTATTTGCATTCCGCCAAATACTAGCACCTCTTGTTTCATTGCCGTGATACTTTTGAAGCTAAAATCTAACCCAATCATAAACATCAAAAATACAATACCAAGTTCGGCAATACTATTAAGACTTTCAGAATCTTCTAACGCGAATCCAAAAATGTATGCACTAAGAACACCTGTGATGATGTATCCAATGATTGTTGGAATTTTAAGCCGACTAAGGATAATGCCTGAAATAACAGCCATAGCTAATACGCATAAAATAATAAAATATGGATCGATAGCACACCTCGCACATAGATTTAAAGATTGTTAGACTTAATTATATACAATGAAAGTATCAAAATGTAATACTTAGCTTATTATTTTTTAATAATTGAACTTAAGGTTGTGAGTGGGACAATAAAGGTTGATAGAGTGATAAAGATTCTTATATTTGTGGGGGTTATTTTTGTTGTTTTAAGTCTAATGAAATTGTATATATACAAACGATTTATGTGTCATAGTGTTGTATTTGAACGACAAAAAATAGGGATTGCCTTGCTTGTGGCATTAGGAATCGGAGAAATCTCTTTATTTATTATAAGAGATTCGACTTTTACACTTACGCCATACATTATAGTTAGTTCGTGCATAGTTTTTACTTATTGTTTTTTTATGGCAGTTTTGTGTGTAGATGTATTAAGAATAGCTCTGCGATTTTTAAAACGTATTTTGGCAAATAAAATACCACTTTCATTTTTAGATTCTCAACAATGCTTTGAAAACTCATATCAAAAAGTCAATACAAATACACCAATCATAGCCCCATCTATTGAATCCCCTTATTCATCATCGCGCCGCATCTTTTTAAAAATGCTTTTTGATTTAAGTATAGCAGCTTTATTTGTAATTTTTAGCGTTAGAAGTTTTACAAATGCTCTTTTGCCCCCGCCTATTAAAGAAGTATATATTAAAGTCCCAAATTTGCGCAATAAAAAGACTATTGCAATGATTACTGATGTGCATATAGGGAAAGCTTTAGGTGGAGCATTTCTCTTAAAAGTTGTAGAAAAAATTAATGCACTTAATGCTGATATTGTAGTGATTGTGGGTGATTTGGTGGATAATAAGATAGGAGAGGTTAAAGCAGATTTAAACCCACTCAAAAATTTGCAGAGCAAAGAGGGCGTATATTATGTTGCAGGCAATCACGAATATTATCACGGCATAGATGATATTTTGGCATATTTGCATACATTGAATCTTACAATTTTGCATAATAAAAATATTGAGTTAGAAGATTTAAATCTCGCTGGAGTAAGTGATTTGGCAGGATTGCGTTTTAATCATTTAAAACCAGATTTAGAATCTGCAAAAAAAGGTATAAATCCGCATAAACCAAGCATTCTCCTTGCACATCAGCCTAAATTTGTATGTTCAAATGATGTAAGCGATTTTGATGTAGTGTTATGTGGGCATACACACGCAGGACAAGTATTTCCATTGTCATTTTTTGTATGGCTAGACCAGCATTATGTGTATGGATTATATGAATTACCACAACGCAAAGTTTTTGCAGATAGTGCATTTTTACCTAAGAAAACACAGCTTTATGTAAGTAGTGGAGTAGGATTTTGGGGACCTGCTATTCGTTTTCTAGCACCAAGTGAAATTGTATGTTTAAGGCTTGAGTAGAGTTGGAGGTATTATTTTAAATAATCTTACTCTTTTGTATTACAATCGCCCAAATAAACAAGTAAGGATAAAAATGAGTATAGAGATTTTGATCATTCTTGGTTGTGTAAGTGGTGTGGCTGCTGGATTTTTTGGCATAGGTGGGGGGGTGATTATCGTCCCTTGTTTGCTTTTGCTTGGTATGCAAATGGAATATGCCATTGGTATTTCAATAATGCAAATGATATTTTCCTCTGCATTTGGCTCACTCATTAATATTTTCCAAAAAAAGCTTAATATTCACGATGGTGTATTTGTGGGCTTAGGAGGTCTTATAGGAGCGGCTTTTAGCGGGGTAATTGTTGATACACTTTCCTCTCAAATCCTTCTTTTACTTTTTTTGCTTCTTTCTTGTATAAGTTTTTACAAATATGCTTTTGATGTAAAGACTACTGCTAATCCTACACCACCTATTACAAACCCATTTAAACAAAAAGTTCTTATGATTATTGCTGGTTTTCTCACCGGGATTTTTGCTGTGAGTTTGGGTGTGGGCGGAGGGCTTATCCTTGCGCCTATCCTTGCATATTATCTCGGATTTGATTCTAAAAAAGTAGTGCCTATTTCACTTTTTTTCATTATTTTTGCTTCTGTATCAGGGAGTATTTCACTTGCTGCCCACGATTTAATTGATTTTCAATCAGGCTTAATTGTTGGACTTTCATCAATGTTTGGTGTAGCTTGTGGCATTTATCTTATGAACAAGGTTACATTGAGTAACCATCGTTATGCACTTATTGGTATTTATGCATTGTCTATTATATTGACATTGTGGAAAGTTACTCAAAGTTTTGATTTAAGTATTTAATAATCATTTTATAAATTAATAATAATTATTAATTTATATTTAAGATTTTTTATATTAAAATAAGACTTGTTTTTAAAATATGCTTTCTAACAAAAATCAGAGATATAGAGAATCTGGGTGATTTTGGTAGGGTTGGGCGGGTTAGAAGCATCTTTTCCTTCCTTATTTGTTGTTTGATTGCATAAATAGGCTACCTTAAGCAAAACAGGTAGCTTCTGTGCAATATTTATATACAAATCTTCAAAGGAGAATTTTATGAATCATCGTATTATTGAACATATGAATGAACATCACAAAAATGAACTTATTGCTTTATGTAAAAAGTATGGCGACTTGAGTGCCTTAAAAAATAATAAAATACAAAATGTTTCCCTTGTAAATGTGGATTTTGAGGGCTTAGATATTATCTATAATGATAATATGTCTTTGCGCGTAGAGTTTCCAAAAAAAGCAGATGAACACACGCTTAAAGATGCAATTATTACATTATGTCAAGGGGCAAAAACATCTGATATGTGTATGATAAGTGATGAAATTGCTCAATTTAAAAAGGAATTTGGTTCTATTTTGATTGCAAGTATTGATAAAGAAGGCAACGCAATTTGTTCCTATGCACCTCTTATGCAGATAGAAAATAGGGCTTATATTTATATTAGCGAAGTTGCTGAGCATTTCCATAGCATTACCGCTAATCCTTCTAAAATTGAAGTAATGTTTTTAGAAGATGAATGCAAGGCAAAATCTGTGATTTTGCGCAAACGTTTAAAATATCGTGCAAATGCGCGTTTTATAGAACGAAATAGTGAGGAATTTGAGAAAGCACTTAATAGTTTAGAATCTGCAATGGGTGGGGCAGGGGGTATTAAAACGATTCGCCAAATGAGTGATTTTCATCTTATAGAGTTGCAATTAGGATTTGGACGATTTGTAAAGGGTTTTGGACAGGCATATGATATTTTACCAAATGGCGAGATAAAGCAAGTTGGTAGTATTGGCAATCCACATTCTAAAATAAGCCCACATACAAATTCACATAGTTCTTAATTTCTTGTTTTGGATTGTGTTATTATTACATTAATTCATAAACAAAGGTAAAGTGTGGCTAAAAAAGATGCTTATAAGCTGACATATAATACTTCTGATACTTTATTTGCAACGAATCTTGGAGATATTCTTGCCCCCTCTTTTGCCTCAATTAAACAAACACGTAATTTGCTTGGTTTCTCTAGTGGTGTAGATTCTACGGCACTTTTTTTTCTCTTACTTGAGTGTGAGATTCCCTTTGATATTGCCATTGTGCATTATCATACGCGCTTACAAGCTGATGATGAAGTTGCTTATGCTAAAGAGCTTGCCGCTACTTATAATAAGCTTTGTTTTGTGGCACACGCACCACATTTTAATGCAAATTTTGAAAGCAATGCACGCTCTTTTCGCTTTGATTTTTTTCAGTCTTTAATTATTAAACACCACTACACACATCTTTTGCTAGCTCATCAACTTAATGATCGCTTAGAATGGTTACTTATGCAGCTTACAAAAGGTGCAGGACTTGGGAATTTGCTAGGTTTTGCAGACGAACGATATAACTATGATAAATCTCTAAATAATTATACAATCGTGCGCCCTTTAGAATCTATACCTAAAAATGAATTGTATAGATTCTGTAAGGAGCGTGGAATAAAGTATTTTGAAGATAGTAGCAATCAAGATAAGACATTTAGGCGAAATTATTTTAGATATGAATTTTGCGATAAATTAGTGAATGAGTTTAGCGCAGGCATTGCACGCAGTTTATCCTATCTCCAACGTGATAGGCAAAGCCTTGAAAATATGCTCTATGCAGATACTTTAGAGCTAGAATCTTTGAAGATGCAGATTCTAAGACAAATACATAATATTAGTGTTCCAATGCACACCCATAAAATATGCTGTATAATTTTTAGTATTCATAAATCAAAGGTGCAAGATGATGAAAATTTACTTTTGCTTTTTTGCGATAAGGTAGCCAAACAATGTGGATATGTGCTTAGCGCAGCTCAAAGAGATGAGATAAGCAAAAGCAGATTTAATTGCAAAATTGCTCATTTTATTATTACAAGCAATACTCATAGAATCTATATTGCACAAGATTCTATGAGTATGTATAAAATAGTAACACAAAGCCCTATGTCAAAAAAATTTAAAATATTTTGTGCATCCCATCGTGTGCCCTCAAAGCTTCGGTTCTTGCTGTGGGCGGAATTTTGCGCTTGGGAAATGTTATGTAAAAGTGCATATGCAGATGCTGATTATTTGGTAAATGAGCAAGGAAACCAACATCTTTTCACTCATTTTTTAGCAAAAATAGACAACTTTTTTACCCTTTAGAAAAGCTTTGTTGTTTTTTTATTAACTTTTTAAGGCAGCTATAACTTCAAAGGCACTATAATCAAATTTGTATTTTAATAACTTTCAAAGGACAAGGAGACTGCAATGCAGACAAATACACTCGAGTATGATTACTCAATTGCTAAGTTATTTGTTTTCTCTGCGATGGCTTTTGGATTTGTAGGACTACTCATCGGGGTAGTTATTGCATTTCAAATGGCATTCCCAGATTTAAACTATCTAGCTTCAGAATATGGAACTTTTGGTAGGCTTCGACCACTTCATACCAATGGTATTATTTATGGTTTTACATTGAGCGGAATTTGGGCTTCGTGGTATTACTTAGGACAAAGAGTGCTTAAGATTACATACAAAGAGCACTGCTTTTTACGTGCAGTTGGTTTAGCACATTTTTGGATTTATATTGTGCTGATGGCTCTTGCAGTAATTACACTTTTTGCTGGATTAACACAATCAAAAGAATATTCTGAACTTATTTGGCCTCTTGATATTCTTGTAGTTGTTGTGTGGGTATTATGGGGTGTAAGCCTTTTTGGAAGTATGGGTGTAAGACGTGAGCAGACAATTTATATTTCATTGTGGTATTTCATTGCTACTTTTGTAGGAATTTCTGCTCTTTATATCTTTAATAATCTTGCAGTTCCAACTTATTTTATCGCAGGTGTAGGAAGTATCTTACATTCAATTTCATTTTATGCAGGAACAAATGATGCGATGGTGCAATGGTGGTGGGGGCATAATGCCGTTGCATTCGTCTTTACTTCAGGTATTATTGGGTTAATCTATTACTTTTTACCTAAAGAATCTGGGCAACCTATCTTCTCATATAAACTTACTTTGTTCTCATTCTGGGGACTTATGTTTATCTATATTTGGGCAGGTGGACATCACTTAATTTACTCAACCACACCTGATTGGATTCAGACACTTGGTTCTGTGTTTTCAGTTATTTTGATTTTGCCTTCGTGGGGGACAGCTATTAATATGCTTTTAACAATGCGTGGGCAATGGCATCAAATTAAAGAATCTCCAATGATAAAATTCCTCATCCTTGCTTCAACTTGGTATATGCTTACTACGCTAGAAGGACCAATTCAGTCTATTCGTTCAGTCAATGGCTTGGCTCACTTTACAGATTGGATTATTGGACATGTTCATGATGCGGCACTTGGTTGGGTAGGATTTATGATTATCGCAGCGTGCTTCCATATGGTGCCTCGCATATTTAAGCGTGAGCTTTATTCTAAAAAACTTATGGACGCACAATTCTGGATTATGACGACAGGGATTATCCTTTACTTTTCAAGTATGTGGATTGCAGGTATTACACAGGGTATGATGTGGAGAGATGTTGATGATAATGGAAACCTTACATATAGTTTTATCCATACAGTTGTTTCACTTTTCCCTTATTATCTTATCCGTGCAATTGGTGGTTTGATGTATTTGGCAGGTTTTATAATGTTTATTTATAATATTCTTATGACAATTTCATCAGGCAGGGTGCTTGAAAAAGAACCCCAAAATGCTACTCCGATGGCGGCGTAAAGGAGGAATGAGAATATGTTTAGTTTTTTAGAGAGAAATCCATTCTTTTTCACGGTTGCATTTTTATTGGTATTTTCTATTGCAGGGTTAGTAGAAGTTTTGCCTGGTTTTGCAAAAAAGGCTCAACCTATTGAGGGCTTAAAGCCTTATTCTTTACTTGAAACTGCAGGAAGACAAGTATATATTGCAGAGGGTTGTTATAATTGCCATTCACAGCTTATTCGTCCATTTAAGGCTGAAACAGACCGATATGGTGCTTATAGCCTAAGTGGTGAATATGCCTATGATAGACCATTCTTGTGGGGTTCAAAGCGCACAGGTCCTGATTTGCATAGAGTAGGTGATAGCCGTAAAGCAGCAGATTGGCACGATGGGCATATGAGAGACCCAAAATCGCGTGTACCTGGCTCAATTATGCCAGCTTATGAGCATCTTTATGCAAAAAATGCTGATTTTGAGACTGCTTTTGCAGAAGCTTATACACAAAAAGTCGTTTTTGGTGTGCCTTATGATATAGAAGGTGGAGTGCAAATTGGTGCGCAATCTTATGATAAAAATGACCTGGCTACACTTTCTAAAGCAAAAGAAATTTTTATGCAAGAAGCTAAAGTGGTTGTTGATGAAATGATAAGTCAAGATGTCAAAGATGCCTTTGAACAAGGAGAAGTAAAACAAATTGTGGCACTTATTGCTTATATGAATAGTCTTGGGCAATCACGTCGTGCAGCTACACAAGTATCACAGGCAGCACAATGATAAATAATGCTACATTTTTGGAGTTTATTGTCGCTTATCAGAAAGAGATTTATCTTGCAGTTACGCTTTTACTTGTAGTATTTTTATATGGATATGTTTATCATTTATATTCTTCACAAGCCAAAGGTGTAAAGGATTATGAAAAATATGCTAATCTTGCTCTTAATGATAATCTTGATGATGAGCCCATTGAACCACGAATAAAAAATGAAAGGGGAACTAGATGAATTGGTCAGATAATATAACAACACTAGGTTTGTTAGGTGCTTTTGTTATCTTAATACTTACTATTTTTATAATAGGGGTATATCTTAAAAAGATTAAAGATGGCAAAGCTGAAGGAGAATTGACAAGTGAGAGCTGGGATGGTATTGGTGAGCAGACGAATAATCTTCCTGTTGGTTGGGCTGCCTGCTTTTTAGGTGTGCTTATTTGGGGTTTTTGGTATATCTTTTTAGGATATCCACTTAATGCTTATTCGCAGATTGGAGAATATAACCAAGAAGTCCAAAGTTATAATCAAAAATATGCTTCTACTTGGGAAAATTTAAGTGGAGAGGAACTTGGTAGTATGGGACAAAGTATTTTTTTAGTGCAATGTTCTCAATGCCACGGCATCACAGCAGAAGGTATGAATGGTAAGGCAGAAAACCTTACAAAATGGGGTAAAGAAGAGGGCATTATTAAAGTTATTAAAGAAGGAAGTAAAGGCTTAGATTATATGGCTGGCGAAATGGTGCCTGTAGCAGTAAGCGATAGCGAAGCAAAAGCAATAGCAGCTTATGTTATGCAAGATATTTCAAATACGAAAAGCACCAAATATCCGCTTGAGGTAAGTAAAGGCAAAGAGCTTTTTGCAATACATTGTGCAGCTTGTCACGGAGATGAAGGCAAGGGTAATGGAGGTGGTGTAGATGGATTTGCACCTGATCTTAGCCAATATGGCACATCGCACTTTTTAGCAGAAGTGCTTGCAAAAGGCAAAAAAGGTATAATTGGTGTTATGCCTTCGTTTGAATATGCTAATTTTGCGCCAAGCCAAAAAGAGGCGCTTAATGTATATATTCGCTCTTTAGAATCATCTGAAGCTGAATAAAGGAGATTGTAATGAATGGTTTATTTGGACTTAATGGTTTAACAGGGTTTATTATCGCTGTAGTGCTTTTGCTTAGCATTGTTGCAGGTTTGGGCACTTGCGCTATTCTTACGCAGAAATCTGTGGCAACAGATTATTACAAGATTGAACAAGTAGATGCAATTAAGCAAATTGACATTGAAAATGCGCAACATCGCATAAGTGCAGAATAGGAGGCAGATATGAAACTTACACTTATTGAGAAGCTTCTTGGGACATTACTTGTCGTCACTATTGTTATGACAATCGTCATTCCTTTTATTCCTGATTTCTTTTTGCATTTGGTTTAATAAATGCTCTTGCTACTAGGGAGGCTAATATGTATTAGTCTCTTGGTTGCCTTTACACTTGATGCAAATGAAAAAATTGAGGATTATTCTTTTAAAAATTATGTCCTTGATAATTCTGATTCCCTCCTCATACCTAAAAGTGTTGGCTTTATTGATACACTTTCAAATGAGATTTTTTCAAAAACTGGTTTTTCTTTATATATCGCAGTTGTTGATAAAATCCCAGAGAATCTAAAACATAGCGTGATTGGTGGCGATAATTTTGTAGAGCAAGATATGAAAAAGCTCTATCGTGATAGATATAAAAAAAATTTAACAAAGGATTTGCCCCAACCTTACGCGGTTCTTGTCTTTATGAGAGAGGATAAAAAAATGGATATTCTAAGTTCTACGCCTAAAGAATATTTTGATGAAGATAAAGTTTATTATGAATATATGGTGCCATTATTGCCAAAAGAGAAAGATGAAGCCCTTACACCACAGCTTATTTCCGCGATTATGCTTAATGGTTATTCTGAAGCTGCAGATATGATTGCAGCACATTTTAGTGTAAAGCTTGAAAATAATATGCCTGTTGATGAAAGCGGAGGAAGAGAGTTTGTGCGATTTAGTATGTATGCTATGCTCCTCATTATGTTTGGCATCATTGGCATTATTTATCTCACACGCAA from Helicobacter hepaticus ATCC 51449 carries:
- a CDS encoding shikimate dehydrogenase, which encodes MLGFFAVYGNPITHSKSPFLHNYAFTKLGLSGYYSRILLDKGANLRQNFLSNGLSGANITLPFKEEAFNQCDEVRGVAQNIGACNTWVLEDKNHLVGYNTDAQGFYECIKEYKIKNALIIGAGGSAKAVAMILQSHNIPTTLINRSVQNLSFFVHKGFECYVNSEFKPTCSYDILINTTSAGLNDNLLPCDESQLKELCSCGKYAFDLIYGKCTPFLALAQSFHLSCSDGKEMLINQAALSFELFCKQKYNKGNLEIQRIASFMNEIL
- the gatC gene encoding Asp-tRNA(Asn)/Glu-tRNA(Gln) amidotransferase subunit GatC; its protein translation is MRIDDALLSKLERLSMLHIDENKRDDMQTQLSEILGFVENIAAVEVPQECFEDSLKNPLRADEPQDSHIAQDVLTHAPNAQDNFFIVPKIIE
- the ung gene encoding uracil-DNA glycosylase, translating into MTINLDKIKIPDDWKQLLASEFLSPYFADIKTHYLNALQNKEMIYPKPHQIFAAFNLTPLSSLKVVILGQDPYHGSGIIEGVETPQAMGLSFSVPRGMPIPPSLKNIYAELSQSLHITPPTHGDLSGWARQGVLLLNAILSVRANAPASHKHFGWEYFSDGVIRALSAHKEHLVFMLWGNYAKKKAPLIDASKHKIITAPHPSPLARGFVGSNVFLQANIYLQEHAKEPIAWEKL
- a CDS encoding cation:proton antiporter; this translates as MAVISGIILSRLKIPTIIGYIITGVLSAYIFGFALEDSESLNSIAELGIVFLMFMIGLDFSFKSITAMKQEVLVFGGMQIGISIAFFFVVCFYFLGFNFATSIIIASAVSLSSTAIVLKFLNESNQTKTPYGTASIGILIFQDIAVIPILLMIKLLSDKDSHLWALILTTFLSAIILLIVLVLPGRIVAKVFLRFSANMKTDEIFVGAVFLIVLGAAYISKSFGFSLTLGAFLAGMIISNTPYKYQVSSVLVHFRDILLGIFFITVGMQVDVIFLLEHFVIIVILVALMMGAKTLLMYLFLLFFKGQRIGMRIALSLAQIGEFSFAIFLLASQHKILNLTLDGGILKAIFGEAIFANITPEEIYQFLTLMVIFSMIATPFILDRLDKVTDFFLRYMHPLHIFQTTKNNDEEETLQESHHKEAGLEGHIIVCGYGELGRKILEYFKGCDVRYIAVDKDYNKVERGIKNDDNVIYGNITRRRILEQLGIEQCAAVIIAIDSIEVVQHVYQEILSIAPLCKIILKTKNSAFESQMKTQGIYGIVHERRELAKILSDLALQATNEYLRD
- a CDS encoding metallophosphoesterase is translated as MIKILIFVGVIFVVLSLMKLYIYKRFMCHSVVFERQKIGIALLVALGIGEISLFIIRDSTFTLTPYIIVSSCIVFTYCFFMAVLCVDVLRIALRFLKRILANKIPLSFLDSQQCFENSYQKVNTNTPIIAPSIESPYSSSRRIFLKMLFDLSIAALFVIFSVRSFTNALLPPPIKEVYIKVPNLRNKKTIAMITDVHIGKALGGAFLLKVVEKINALNADIVVIVGDLVDNKIGEVKADLNPLKNLQSKEGVYYVAGNHEYYHGIDDILAYLHTLNLTILHNKNIELEDLNLAGVSDLAGLRFNHLKPDLESAKKGINPHKPSILLAHQPKFVCSNDVSDFDVVLCGHTHAGQVFPLSFFVWLDQHYVYGLYELPQRKVFADSAFLPKKTQLYVSSGVGFWGPAIRFLAPSEIVCLRLE
- a CDS encoding sulfite exporter TauE/SafE family protein, encoding MSIEILIILGCVSGVAAGFFGIGGGVIIVPCLLLLGMQMEYAIGISIMQMIFSSAFGSLINIFQKKLNIHDGVFVGLGGLIGAAFSGVIVDTLSSQILLLLFLLLSCISFYKYAFDVKTTANPTPPITNPFKQKVLMIIAGFLTGIFAVSLGVGGGLILAPILAYYLGFDSKKVVPISLFFIIFASVSGSISLAAHDLIDFQSGLIVGLSSMFGVACGIYLMNKVTLSNHRYALIGIYALSIILTLWKVTQSFDLSI
- a CDS encoding HugZ family heme oxygenase; the encoded protein is MNHRIIEHMNEHHKNELIALCKKYGDLSALKNNKIQNVSLVNVDFEGLDIIYNDNMSLRVEFPKKADEHTLKDAIITLCQGAKTSDMCMISDEIAQFKKEFGSILIASIDKEGNAICSYAPLMQIENRAYIYISEVAEHFHSITANPSKIEVMFLEDECKAKSVILRKRLKYRANARFIERNSEEFEKALNSLESAMGGAGGIKTIRQMSDFHLIELQLGFGRFVKGFGQAYDILPNGEIKQVGSIGNPHSKISPHTNSHSS
- the tilS gene encoding tRNA lysidine(34) synthetase TilS is translated as MAKKDAYKLTYNTSDTLFATNLGDILAPSFASIKQTRNLLGFSSGVDSTALFFLLLECEIPFDIAIVHYHTRLQADDEVAYAKELAATYNKLCFVAHAPHFNANFESNARSFRFDFFQSLIIKHHYTHLLLAHQLNDRLEWLLMQLTKGAGLGNLLGFADERYNYDKSLNNYTIVRPLESIPKNELYRFCKERGIKYFEDSSNQDKTFRRNYFRYEFCDKLVNEFSAGIARSLSYLQRDRQSLENMLYADTLELESLKMQILRQIHNISVPMHTHKICCIIFSIHKSKVQDDENLLLLFCDKVAKQCGYVLSAAQRDEISKSRFNCKIAHFIITSNTHRIYIAQDSMSMYKIVTQSPMSKKFKIFCASHRVPSKLRFLLWAEFCAWEMLCKSAYADADYLVNEQGNQHLFTHFLAKIDNFFTL